Within Caproicibacterium argilliputei, the genomic segment GTTACCGTGCGTACGTCCTTCCCATCTATCAGGATTGTGCCGCGGTCAGCATCGTAAAAGCGCATCAGCAAATTGATGATTGTCGTTTTCCCGCAGCCGGTCGGCCCGACAATGGCAATGTGCGAACCGGGTTCTGCGTGAAAGCTGAGATTTTCAATCAAGCGGCTTTCTTTGCTGTAAGAAAAGCCAAGGTTGTTTACATCCACCTGCCCCGCTGCGCCATGCAGCACCGCTGCAGCCGGAGAGTCTGACGTTTCCTCTGCCTCATCCAAAAAGTCAAACAAGCGGCGTGCCGAAGCAAATGCCGTCTGGATTTGCGTAATCACCGCTGTAACATCATTGAACGGCTTCGTATATTGATTGGCATAAGCCAAAAAACTCTGCACCTGCCCTACCGTGAGCGCCGCCGGCATACCGGTAATCACACAAACAGAGCCAAGAATCGCCACTGCCGCATAAACCAGATTGTTGACAAACCGCGTACTCGGATTAGAGAGGGAGGAATAAAACTGCGCCTTTACGCCGGATTCGTACAACCTGCCGTTGATTGCTTCAAAGGTTTCCTGCGCACGCTTTTCGAACGCAAAGGTTTTAACGATTTTCTGTCCGCTGATGTGTTCCTCCACAAAGCCGGTCAGTTCTCCCTGTGCCGCCTGCTGTCTGATAAACTGTTTGTGACACAGCCGTGCAATCATGGCTGCCACAAAGATGGAAAGCGGCGTAATCAGCACAACTGCCAGAGCAATCGCAGGACTAATGGAAAGCATAAACAGCAATGTACCAAGGATAGTAACAATTCCGGTAAAGAACTGCGTGGTTCCCTGCAGCAAACCGTCACTGACCTGATCCACATCATTTACAAGGCGGCTGATGATATCGCCATGCGAATGGGCATCTATATACGACAGCGGCAGCGTGTTGATTTTCCGATACGTCTGAATGCGCAGATCCCGCACCGTTTCGTATGCAGATTTATTGGTACAGTACGCCTGCACCCACTGAAACAGCGCACTGCCGACCACTGTCAGCAGCAGCTGTACCAGAATGGGCAGTAGCGCCTCAAAATCCACTTTTCCCGCACCGAGAATCTGGTCAATGGCGTGCCCTACCAGAATCGGGCCATACAGTGTCAGCAGTACATTGATAACAGCTGAAACAAAAGCGCCCGTTAAAATTGGCAGATACGGCTTCATATACCGAATCAGCCGTTTCAAAATCGGTTTTTTCATGATAGGCCCGCCTCCTCTCTGCTCATCTGACTCAGACAGATTTCCCGATATACTGCACAGGTCTGCATCAGCTCAGCATGGGTGCCGGTTCCGGCCACGCACCCCTCATCCAGTACAACAATTCGGTCTGCCGACCGAATCGTATTGGCACGCTGAGAAACCAATATCACCGTCAGCTCGCGGGTTTCTTCCCGGATGGCCCGCCGCAGGGCTGCATCCGTTGCAAAATCCAGCGCGCTGGCGGAATCATCCAGAATCAAAATCTGCGGCTCCCCAACTAAAGCGCGTGCAATGGTCAGCCGCTGGCGCTGGCCGCCGGAAAAGTTTTTGCCGCCGGCTTCCACTGGGCTGTCCAATCCCTGCGGCAAACAGCTGACAA encodes:
- a CDS encoding ABC transporter ATP-binding protein; translation: MKKPILKRLIRYMKPYLPILTGAFVSAVINVLLTLYGPILVGHAIDQILGAGKVDFEALLPILVQLLLTVVGSALFQWVQAYCTNKSAYETVRDLRIQTYRKINTLPLSYIDAHSHGDIISRLVNDVDQVSDGLLQGTTQFFTGIVTILGTLLFMLSISPAIALAVVLITPLSIFVAAMIARLCHKQFIRQQAAQGELTGFVEEHISGQKIVKTFAFEKRAQETFEAINGRLYESGVKAQFYSSLSNPSTRFVNNLVYAAVAILGSVCVITGMPAALTVGQVQSFLAYANQYTKPFNDVTAVITQIQTAFASARRLFDFLDEAEETSDSPAAAVLHGAAGQVDVNNLGFSYSKESRLIENLSFHAEPGSHIAIVGPTGCGKTTIINLLMRFYDADRGTILIDGKDVRTVTRASLRGVFGMVLQDSWLFSGTVRENIAYGRPNASLEQVTAAAKAAHVHSFIMRLPQGYDTVIREDGSNFSQGQRQLLCIARVMLVDPPIFILDEATSSIDTRTEVHIQHAFDRMIQGRTSFIVAHRLSTIQNADCILVMNQGHIVEQGTHTELLRKNGFYAKLYKSQFAGAQI